The genome window AAAGGTGGCGGGGCACTTCAGTTCGGTGTACCAGACTAGTGAGGGTGAGACCAATGTCTTGCCTATTGGGCCGCCAGGCAACACGCGCGATGCGCCCTGTAACGAGGATCCAGACGCTGGCCCCCAAAAAAACCGTTCTGATCATCAACGCCTATTTCGACCCATGGCGTTCCGCCACGCCGACCCGCTGGTTCGTGCCCCGTGCGATGGCGCCCTTCTTCCTGGCCGGCCATTTCAACCGCGAGCGTGTCGAGATACGCGTATGGGATGAGGTGTTTCACGGCCCCTTGTTGGACACCCGCATGCTGGAATGGCCGGATCTGGTCGTTTTCACCGGATTGACCGCGTCGTTCGACCGGGCACATCAGCTCTCCGCCTATTACCGGCACGCAAGGCCGTCCGGCATCACCGTGATCGGGGGGCCGATCGCCCGCGCCCTGCCCGGCCTGTGCGCCGAAATCTTCGACTATGTCGCCCAAGGCGACGTCGAAGACATGGCGGCGATCGTCGCGGACCTGTTCGGGGCCGATCACATCGTAGAGGAAGGGGCGCCACGCTTCGATTTGGCCCGCCCGACCATGGGCCTCGGCTATCTGGAGACCACGAAGAACTGCAATTTTGCCTGCTCCTTCTGCTCGCTGACGGCGGAAGGCCGGTCCTACATGCCGCATTCCGACGCCTCGATCACCCGCCAGCTCGACGCGATGGGTCGGGTGATGGGGGTCATGGTTCTGGACAACAATTTCTACGGCAACAGCCGCGAAAGCTTTCGACACCGCACGGAACTGATTGGGGAGCGGTGGCGACGCGGCCAGTTCAGGGCCTGGGGGGCCCTGGTGACCGGCGACTTCTTCAAACGGCCGGAGAATCTGGAACTGGTGGCGAGGAACGGGTGCAAGGCGCTGTTCTCCGGTGTGGAATCCCTCGACCCGGACGTTCTGAAACACTTCAACAAGAAGCACAGCATCGCATCGGACCCTCGGACACTGACCGAGCTCTGCGCCGCTCACGGCATGACCTTCGATTACGGCATGATCGCGGACTTCACGGAACAGACGGTGCAGGAGGTCGCCGATCAGGTGGACGGCATTCTGGCCGACCATCGGATTCCCCTGCCGGGTCTGCTGTCCATACCGATCCCGATCCTGGGCACACCACAGTTCGAAACGTCGGCCCGCGCGGGCCGGATGATGCCCGATCTGATGCTGAGCGACATGGACGGCATGAAGTTGGTCGAATGGCCGAAAGAACCGCTGGAGACCGTGCGTCTCTTCCTGGCCGACCTTCTGCAATTCCGTGGGCGGAAAGCGGCACTGGCCCGTCACGCGGTCCGGCACGCCTGGCACTGGCGGCGGCATGTCGGCTGGGACCAGACGGCACTTGCCTTGGTCCGTCCCCTTCACCGCTTCGGCGGGCGCATCGACATTGGCGCGCCCCGCCGCATGTTGGAGACCTATCGCGAACCGTCCCGCACCTTTTCCGCCATGAGCGATCCGCTGCGCAATGCCTACAGACCGCGCGTCAATCTCCCGGCCCGCTTCGAGAAATGCTTCGAGCCGTTGCGGATCACCGACCCGGAAGGCGGCCTGAGCGAGGCCTATCTGCGAGCCCGGCCTCATCCCCGCGTGGCGGCGGAGTAACCGCTGCCGGCCGAACGGACAGCACATGCGTCAGGAATTGCCGCGCGCTGGCTTCCCAGCTGTAGCGCAGCGCATGCGCTCGGCACCGGTCGGCCGGAATCCCGCACGCGTCGAGGGCGGCCTGGCGCAGATCCTCCGACAACACGCCAACCCTGTCGGGACCTTCCGCGTAAGGGCCGAGCACGTCGCGCGGTCCCATGACCGGATAGGCGGCCACCGGTACGCCGCAGGCCAGTGCCTCCAGCAAGACCAGACCGAAGGTATCTGTGCGCGAAGGGAAGACGAAAACGTCCGCGCTTGCATAGTGGCGGGCGAGATCTTCTCCCGTCTTGACCCCGGTGAAATGGACCGCGGGATAGTCACGGCGCAGACGCGCGAGGTCCGGGCCGTCGCCGACCACCACCTTGGTGCCCGGCAGATCGAGCTCCAGGAATTCCGGTATGCTCTTCTCGACCGCCACGCGGCCGACATAAAGGAAGATCGGGCGCGGCAGATCGGCGGGCAGGATCGTGCCGTCGACCGGACGGAAGAGCGTCGTGTCGACGCCTCGCGACCAGGGCAGCAGACGTTCGAACCCACGGGCGGCGAGGTCCCGGCTCAATGTCTCCGTCGCAACCATGCAGCCGCCGCCGGCGTTGTGAAAGCGGCGGAACCAGCCGTAGAAACACGCGGCCGGCAGAGGCACACGGGCGGCAGCGTATTCCGGAAAGCGGGAATGGTAGGCTGTCGTATAGGGCCAGCCCATTCGCCGCGCCACGCTTGCCGCCATCAGACCGAGGGGGCCTTCGGTCGCAATATGCAGATGCGCGCAACCGGCCGCGATCATGCGCCGCCGAACGGTGCCGCGATGGGTCAGTGCGAGGCGAATGTCGGGATAACTCGGGCATGGCAGGGTTCGGAAGTCTCGGGGGGACAGGATGTCGACGCGAAACCCCATGCGGCCAAGTTCATCCTCCATGTATTCCAGGGACCGAACGACGCCATTGGTCTGAGGGCGATAGGCATCGGTGACGATGAGAATCGCCTTGTCGTCCGCCTCAAACCGCCCCTCGCCCGCGTCGGTCACAGGACGGGGCCGCCCGGACTTGGCCCGGGCGCCCCGACCGGCGTGTTGACGATCGCGCCAGTCGGCGCCGCCTGACGCGCACCCTCGGTCCAGCGGACCACTTCCAGGCGGCCGTCCAGATGTTCGATGATCGCGGTGCAGCTCTCCACCCAGTCGCCTGCATTCAGATAGTGGATGCCGCCCATCTCTCGGCCGACGGCATGGTGAATATGGCCGCATATGACCCCGTGCAGCCCGCGCCGCCGAACATCCTCCGCAACCACCGTCTCGAACTGGCCGATGATCCCGATGAATGTCTTCACATGGCGCTTGGCAAAGGCGCCGAGCGACCAGTAGCCCAGGCCCAGCCGGCGCCGCCCCCAGTTGACGACCGTGTTGCTGGTCAGTGCCAGTTCGTAGAACCAGTCCCCGAGATGGGCGAGCCACTTCGCCCTTTGCATCACGGGATCGTACTGATCGCCATGTGTGACGAGATACTGTCGACCGTCCGCCGTCTGGTGCACCACGTGGTCGCGCACCGCCACCTTCGCGACCATTCGACCGGCATAGACACGGGCGAATTCGTCGTGATTTCCGGGAACGAAGTAGACCGTTGTGCCGCGGGACGCCGATTTCAGCAGTCGCTGGATCACCGCTTCATGGGTCTGGGGCCAGTACCAGGACCGCTTCAGGCGCCAGCCATCGATGATGTCGCCGATCAGGTAAATCGTCTCGGCCTCATGCGCGTCCAGAAAATCCGCGACCAGTTCCGCCTGACAATGCCGCGTCCCCAGATGGATGTCCGAGACAAAGACTGTCCGGACCTTACGGCATGATGGCATCGCCATTCCCAATTCCTTCAACCGTTGCCGTCCCCGCAACGAGAAGGCCCCCTGCCGGCGCGTCCCCACCGCTTGCAGGTTGAAAATACCCCGGACTTTCGACGACATCCAGCCCGGATCGAACAGATCACACCTTCCGCGCGAAACCGGGACGAGCCCCGAGGTCGCAGTCCAGGAACAATTGCCCTGA of Alphaproteobacteria bacterium contains these proteins:
- a CDS encoding radical SAM protein, which encodes MRPVTRIQTLAPKKTVLIINAYFDPWRSATPTRWFVPRAMAPFFLAGHFNRERVEIRVWDEVFHGPLLDTRMLEWPDLVVFTGLTASFDRAHQLSAYYRHARPSGITVIGGPIARALPGLCAEIFDYVAQGDVEDMAAIVADLFGADHIVEEGAPRFDLARPTMGLGYLETTKNCNFACSFCSLTAEGRSYMPHSDASITRQLDAMGRVMGVMVLDNNFYGNSRESFRHRTELIGERWRRGQFRAWGALVTGDFFKRPENLELVARNGCKALFSGVESLDPDVLKHFNKKHSIASDPRTLTELCAAHGMTFDYGMIADFTEQTVQEVADQVDGILADHRIPLPGLLSIPIPILGTPQFETSARAGRMMPDLMLSDMDGMKLVEWPKEPLETVRLFLADLLQFRGRKAALARHAVRHAWHWRRHVGWDQTALALVRPLHRFGGRIDIGAPRRMLETYREPSRTFSAMSDPLRNAYRPRVNLPARFEKCFEPLRITDPEGGLSEAYLRARPHPRVAAE
- a CDS encoding UDP-2,3-diacylglucosamine diphosphatase; amino-acid sequence: MAMPSCRKVRTVFVSDIHLGTRHCQAELVADFLDAHEAETIYLIGDIIDGWRLKRSWYWPQTHEAVIQRLLKSASRGTTVYFVPGNHDEFARVYAGRMVAKVAVRDHVVHQTADGRQYLVTHGDQYDPVMQRAKWLAHLGDWFYELALTSNTVVNWGRRRLGLGYWSLGAFAKRHVKTFIGIIGQFETVVAEDVRRRGLHGVICGHIHHAVGREMGGIHYLNAGDWVESCTAIIEHLDGRLEVVRWTEGARQAAPTGAIVNTPVGAPGPSPGGPVL
- a CDS encoding glycosyltransferase family 1 protein, whose amino-acid sequence is MTDAGEGRFEADDKAILIVTDAYRPQTNGVVRSLEYMEDELGRMGFRVDILSPRDFRTLPCPSYPDIRLALTHRGTVRRRMIAAGCAHLHIATEGPLGLMAASVARRMGWPYTTAYHSRFPEYAAARVPLPAACFYGWFRRFHNAGGGCMVATETLSRDLAARGFERLLPWSRGVDTTLFRPVDGTILPADLPRPIFLYVGRVAVEKSIPEFLELDLPGTKVVVGDGPDLARLRRDYPAVHFTGVKTGEDLARHYASADVFVFPSRTDTFGLVLLEALACGVPVAAYPVMGPRDVLGPYAEGPDRVGVLSEDLRQAALDACGIPADRCRAHALRYSWEASARQFLTHVLSVRPAAVTPPPRGDEAGLADRPRSGRLPGR